A stretch of Candidatus Binatia bacterium DNA encodes these proteins:
- a CDS encoding SDR family NAD(P)-dependent oxidoreductase produces MPESTQESSPPRTAVVSGGSSGIGRAIVEAFLAKGWKVAFGARREERVNETARSLGGASPKLFGGRLDVTDAASIDGFYDAARAALGPIDTVVNCAAHARPGAFYELSADEIRSEIDTGLIGALLFSRRGVIDMLERKARGHVIFISSTTAGVPWPFHSPYAASKAGLEQAARSISLELEGTGIRSTIVRVGNTVGTGWAGDWDAESMMIGARWQQLGLIRHDGFMQPENVAHAVVAAVSTPPGFQLDHVSVHPEAPKTNDG; encoded by the coding sequence ATGCCCGAGTCGACCCAAGAGAGTAGTCCGCCGCGCACCGCGGTCGTGAGCGGAGGCTCGTCCGGCATCGGCCGCGCCATCGTCGAGGCCTTTCTTGCCAAGGGGTGGAAGGTCGCATTCGGCGCACGGCGCGAGGAGCGGGTGAACGAGACCGCCCGCTCGCTGGGGGGCGCGTCCCCCAAGCTCTTCGGCGGTCGCTTGGATGTGACGGATGCGGCTTCGATCGACGGGTTCTACGACGCGGCCCGCGCGGCCCTTGGGCCGATCGATACCGTCGTGAACTGTGCGGCCCACGCGCGACCTGGGGCCTTCTACGAGCTCTCGGCTGACGAAATCCGGTCGGAGATCGATACCGGGCTCATCGGCGCACTCCTGTTCTCACGCCGTGGTGTGATCGACATGCTCGAGCGCAAGGCCCGCGGGCACGTGATCTTCATCTCGTCGACGACGGCGGGTGTTCCGTGGCCGTTCCACTCGCCGTACGCGGCGAGCAAGGCCGGGCTCGAGCAGGCGGCGCGGTCGATCTCCTTGGAACTCGAGGGCACCGGGATCCGGTCGACGATCGTTCGGGTCGGAAACACCGTTGGTACCGGCTGGGCGGGCGATTGGGACGCCGAGTCGATGATGATTGGGGCGCGTTGGCAGCAGTTGGGCCTGATCCGTCACGATGGATTCATGCAGCCCGAGAACGTGGCGCACGCGGTCGTCGCGGCGGTCTCCACACCGCCAGGCTTCCAGCTCGATCACGTCTCCGTCCACCCGGAAGCGCCGAAGACGAACGACGGGTAG